Genomic segment of Gloeocapsa sp. PCC 7428:
AAGATTTGCTCAACGAGTGGTTCGACTCTGAATTTCTCAAAGCACCACTAGCCCGACTCGCTGCTGAACTCGGTGCGCCGCCTTCGCAAAAAACGATCGCCGTTGGTGCAATTATGATGGCAATGCGCCACGACCCTGGAATGGCAAGACCGCGCGGCGGTACAGGTGCGCTAGTACAAGCGTTACTCAATTTAGTCAAAAGCAAGGGTGGTGTTGTTCTTTGCGATCAACACGTTGAGAAGATTTTAGTCGATGACGGTAAAGCTGTTGGCGTTCGCGTTGCAGGTGGTCAAGAATACCGTGCTAATAAAGGTGTCATCTCAAATATTGACGCGAAGCGAGTCTTTTTGCAACTTGTAGACAAGAGTGACATCGATCAAGTCGAGCCTAATTTACGCGAACGCTTAGAACGCCGAATTGTGAATAACAATGAAACAATCCTTAAAATTGACTTAGCGTTAGATGAAGTACCGCGCTTTGAACGATTCGACCACAAAGAGGAATATCTCATCGGTTCGGTATTAATCGCCGATTCGGTGAGTCATGTCGAAAAAGCACATAGCGAATGTACTTTGGGTAAAATTCCCGATGACGATCCATCTATGTATTTGGTAGTTCCCACCGTGCGCGATCCTTCGATGGCACCTCCTGGAAAGCACACCGCATGGATCGAGTTCTTTGCACCGTATCAAATCGCGGGTGCTGAAGGTACCGGCTTAAACGGTACTGGTTGGACAGACGAACTTAAAAATAAAGTTGCCGATCGCGTGATTGATAAACTCGCAGATTACGCACCAAATGTTAAAAATGCGATCGTTGCCCGACGCGTCGAAAGCCCCGCAGAATTAGGAGAACGCCTCGGCGCGTACAAAGGTAACTATTACCACGTCGATATGACGTTAGATCAAATGGTGTTCTTCCGCCCGTTACCAGAAATCGCGAACTACCGTACACCTATTGATAATCTGTATCTCACTGGTGCCGGAACTCATCCAGGTGGCTCAATTTCGGGAATGCCAGGACGCAATTGCGCGCGGGTATTTCTGCAAACGCAACAGCCGATCGCACAAACGCTACGCGATGCTAGAGATTCGATTAAATCTACTGTCGAGTCAGTGTTTAAGATTAACTAAGTTTTCGATGTTGGTTGTTTGAGGCTTCTTGCCCCCTAAATCCACGCCAGTTCCTCCTCGACCTTTAGATCGCGCCCTTCTGCGAACTGGCTCCCCACACAGTGGGGAACTTTGATTTGGAAGCCGGTTGGGATTGATGTCAGTTATCTCTGATTTAATACCTCGTACAGAGGCACGAATGCAGCAATTTTGTTGCAATAATTATATGATGTGACCAAATCTTAACCAATGATGGCGAGGGTTCTCATTCTTGGAGGTCGGGGGCGGATTGGCAGTAGTGTTGCCCAAGATATTGCCACCTATACTCAAGCAGAAGTCATCATCACAACTAGAAAACCAGCCGCAGCGATCGCTGTTAAAGACCGTTTGGGTTCTCAAGTAGATATTTTGACACTTGATTTAGCTGATATTGAAGCACTCAGAAAAGCGATCGCATCTGTCGATCTTGTGATTCACAGCGCCGGACCTTTTCACTATCGCGATGCTAGCGTCCTTAAAATTTGTATTGAGCAAGGTGTTAACTACCTTGATGTCAGCGATCATCCTTCTTTTACGCGTAAAGCTTTAGCATACCAGTCAGCCGCAGCAGAAGCAGGAGTTACTGCAATTGTCAATACGGGAATATTCCCTGGGATTTCTAATAGTATGGTGCGCGAAGGTGTTGAGCAATTTGACCAAGCCCAACGCATTCATCTAAGTTATCTCGTTTCTGGTTCGGGTGGTGCTGGAGTTACGGTGATGCGTACCACGTTTTTGGGATTGCAAAAACCTTTTGACGTTTGGATTGATGGTAAATGGCAACAAATAAATCCGTACAGCGATCGCGAAGCGGTTGAGTTTCCCAAACCTTACGGGCGATCGCACGTTTACTGGTTTAATATGCCTGAAACGTTTACTTTACCCCAAGCGTTTCCGACTGTAAAAACTGTGATTACAAAATTTGGTTCGCGTCCTGATTTTTATAATCATCTCACCTGGATTGCGGCGCACTGGTTTCCTAAGCCTTTGATGCAGCAACCAAGTGCGATCGAGTTTTTGGCTCATGTCAGCCATACGATGACCGACGTTACGAATCATTTTAGTGGGATTGGTGTGGCGATTCGTTCAGAAGTGAGTGGCGATAAACAGGGAACACAAGCAAGTTACTGTTCAACTTTAGTGCATGAAAATACTGCGATCGCTGCTGGTTGCGGTACAGGTAGTATTGCTCAATTCTTACTCGAAGGAAAACTCAAAAAGCCTGGAGTTTGGGCTGTAGAACAAGCCATATCAACAGAGTTATTTCATCAAGCAATTCAAAGCCGAGGGCTAAAACTGTACCAAGAATGGCTATAACGATGTTTTAGTTCTAATCTATCTTTAGAGAGAAGGCAGCAATAAATTTATCAAAGTAGGATGCGGTTCTTACAGTTTAGTGTCGGGCTTAATCCATAATTGCGCTACACAACACTACCCTTCATCTAACGAGGATAATCTCATGCGACGACTTTTGAATTCATGGCAAGTATCTCTACGAGTTCTTACCATTTGTTTGATACTCATCTTAATACCATGTTTAGTTATTCTTAATGCTGCCCCTAGCTATGCGGCTACGTATGCGGAGCAAAAATTAGTACCACCACAAGAAAAAATTCTCACATCAGAAGAAAAAATTGAACGTGCCTACGAGTTGGGCGAAGGGGCTGGAATGCTTGAAGAAGCAAAGCAAGCCTCGGCAAATGCTAATACATTGACAAAACCCAATAAAAAAGTCAACGTAAAAACTGTAACGACGCCTAAATCAGAAGAAGGTTTAATAGAAAAAGCGAAAGAAATAGTAGAAAAAGTCAAAGGAAACGAATAGAAAAAACTTAATTTGATGTCGGTATTTGAGAATAAAATTAGGCTCTATCTACCGACATTGTTTAAAAAATAAATTAGGAGTTTTGCTTTCTTACCTAAGGGTGATTAAATGACGATGGCGAATTGACACGATTGAGTCAACAAAGTGCGGTATCTACAACCTTAGGTAAATCAAAATGCTTAAACCTTGGATGATTATTGGCGGGATAACGCTATTAATTGCCCTGGCTAGTCTATTTTTTAGACCGCGCGACACACAATGGGCAAAAAACTTAAATCGACCAAAGTGGTTGGTTTTTGAGCCACTTATTCCTGTTATCTGGACAATAGTTTTTACTGGTGGAGCCTTATCGGCTGCAACTGTCTGGGAAAATGCTCCTGGAAGCTTCTCAACGTGGCTGATTATGGGGCTTTATCTATTGTTGGAAATTGTGACAGTAGCTTATATTCCTGCCACATTGCGATCGCGAAATTTGAAAATCGGTACGACTCTAGGCGGTAGTGGAGTTGTTCTAGGAGTCATACTGACGTTCATTGTTTGGAATATTTCAGGTTTAGCAGCTTTGCTCCTTTTGCCGTATCTTCTGTGGAGTCCTGTTGGTACTTATACAACTTGGGAAATGATGCAGCTAAATCCCGAAGCTACATAAAATAAGGGTGAGCCTTAACTCACCCTTTTACTAATTAATATCTAGTCGTTCCCGTACCTGTATTGACTGTATTAGGATCGCGATACGCCGGCTCAGCAGGCTTGCGGAATAAGTTGGCTAAGCCAAGTAAACCAAGTAAACCTAGCCAACCCCAGGAACCGCCTCCCTCTCGTGTTTGGGTTTCGGTAGTAGTTGTGCCACCATAAGTAGGTTCACCAGGAATAGTACCGCCTGTTGTTGTGTCACCATCTGGTGTTGTTGTCGTACCTGGGGCTGTGCCACCAGGGGTAGTTCCTGGCGTAGTTGTTGTGCCTGTTGTACCAGTGGTACTGCCAGGAGCCGTAGTTTCTACTGTACCAGTGCCAGTCCCTGTTGTTGTAGTACCAGTTGCCTGTGCGATCGCAGGAACTGTTAAAGGCAAAGTTGCTAAACTCAAAGTAACACTTGCCAAAATGAGTTTGTCTAGGTGAGAACGTTTCATGTTGGTTTTGAATTTATAGTTTTTTCAGCAGTAAGTATTAAAATCAGCAGTTGAGATTTGCATTGCTGGCTCAACATCTTAAATGTGCATTTCGAGAAGAGAAATAGCTCTTAGGTGATGCTTGCTTGAAAAGGTGAGAGAAGTTATCGAGCCTTAATGTTAAATGCGATCGCCCTTGAATTTCTCATACACCCCCTTGTTCAATTGCTTGTCATTTCGACGAAGATTGCTCTTATAAAACTTAGCTTCTTCAATTGCAAGTAACTTCTACCAAAGGAGTCAGTTATAATTAAGCGCGATAGTATTTATCGATACAAAACCAGCAAGATAAACACTAAGTAAAACTAAGTAAATAAGACAAACTCCGTTTTTACCTCAATACGGAGTGATAAACATAATAAAGCGCCCTCAACGTTTGCTCCTCAATCTTAAAAGAGAGTTCTAAAATGAAGACAACAATTCAGAGGACTAGAGCTAATAAATTGCAAGTAC
This window contains:
- the crtO gene encoding beta-carotene ketolase CrtO; protein product: MQAYDVVIIGAGHNGLVCAAYLLKAGYSVLLLEKRSVPGGAATTEESLPQEAPGFKFNLCAIDHEFIHLGPVVEELELEKYGLEYLECDPVVFCPHPDGKYFLGHKSLEKTCAEIARYSERDAKKYAEYTDYWQRALGAMIPMFNAPPKSVIDILGNYDIKKIRDLFSMIGAPSKTLDFIRTMLTSAEDLLNEWFDSEFLKAPLARLAAELGAPPSQKTIAVGAIMMAMRHDPGMARPRGGTGALVQALLNLVKSKGGVVLCDQHVEKILVDDGKAVGVRVAGGQEYRANKGVISNIDAKRVFLQLVDKSDIDQVEPNLRERLERRIVNNNETILKIDLALDEVPRFERFDHKEEYLIGSVLIADSVSHVEKAHSECTLGKIPDDDPSMYLVVPTVRDPSMAPPGKHTAWIEFFAPYQIAGAEGTGLNGTGWTDELKNKVADRVIDKLADYAPNVKNAIVARRVESPAELGERLGAYKGNYYHVDMTLDQMVFFRPLPEIANYRTPIDNLYLTGAGTHPGGSISGMPGRNCARVFLQTQQPIAQTLRDARDSIKSTVESVFKIN
- a CDS encoding saccharopine dehydrogenase family protein, yielding MMARVLILGGRGRIGSSVAQDIATYTQAEVIITTRKPAAAIAVKDRLGSQVDILTLDLADIEALRKAIASVDLVIHSAGPFHYRDASVLKICIEQGVNYLDVSDHPSFTRKALAYQSAAAEAGVTAIVNTGIFPGISNSMVREGVEQFDQAQRIHLSYLVSGSGGAGVTVMRTTFLGLQKPFDVWIDGKWQQINPYSDREAVEFPKPYGRSHVYWFNMPETFTLPQAFPTVKTVITKFGSRPDFYNHLTWIAAHWFPKPLMQQPSAIEFLAHVSHTMTDVTNHFSGIGVAIRSEVSGDKQGTQASYCSTLVHENTAIAAGCGTGSIAQFLLEGKLKKPGVWAVEQAISTELFHQAIQSRGLKLYQEWL
- a CDS encoding TspO/MBR family protein; its protein translation is MLKPWMIIGGITLLIALASLFFRPRDTQWAKNLNRPKWLVFEPLIPVIWTIVFTGGALSAATVWENAPGSFSTWLIMGLYLLLEIVTVAYIPATLRSRNLKIGTTLGGSGVVLGVILTFIVWNISGLAALLLLPYLLWSPVGTYTTWEMMQLNPEAT
- a CDS encoding WGxxGxxG family protein, coding for MKRSHLDKLILASVTLSLATLPLTVPAIAQATGTTTTGTGTGTVETTAPGSTTGTTGTTTTPGTTPGGTAPGTTTTPDGDTTTGGTIPGEPTYGGTTTTETQTREGGGSWGWLGLLGLLGLANLFRKPAEPAYRDPNTVNTGTGTTRY